A single Anopheles funestus chromosome 2RL, idAnoFuneDA-416_04, whole genome shotgun sequence DNA region contains:
- the LOC125762240 gene encoding fork head domain-containing protein FD4-like, translating into MPRPSRDTYGDQKPPYSYISLTAMAIWSSPDKMLPLSDIYKFITDRFPYYRKNTQRWQNSLRHNLSFNDCFIKVPRRPDRPGKGAYWALHPQAFDMFENGSLLRRRKRFKLHKTDKDILNEELAALANINRIFLAQNSADAYCPGATTMLPDPAVLHPSSMMHSPPLEPHSPLPAVAPLSPVSTGETTLPVGTTPLRPKRSFTIESLITPEEELVERRKGVRIERDRSRSPGASPARSIHNAREQIKRSKKSSDDRLNLLESPDRLPSLLSIAGHPMHHHVAALHHHPALHHQHAATLPPATSLPGANIPPFLQYAHPALAGYDLPLHPLLMMGPLGAIPPHYFHHSSYHSLAAAHHQHQHHVHHQNHHHHQQQQHHHGSNGSAIGSGSGSRSPSGSTTEPDSPRSGGAPTDLSRPLGPALRSV; encoded by the coding sequence ATGCCACGTCCATCCCGTGACACGTACGGCGATCAGAAGCCACCGTACTCGTACATCTCCCTGACAGCGATGGCCATCTGGTCCTCGCCGGACAAAATGTTACCCTTGAGTGATATCTACAAGTTCATCACCGATCGGTTTCCGTACTATCGCAAGAACACGCAACGGTGGCAAAACTCGCTCCGGCACAATCTTAGCTTCAACGATTGCTTCATCAAAGTTCCACGCCGTCCGGATCGGCCGGGCAAGGGTGCCTACTGGGCCCTGCATCCCCAGGCATTCGATATGTTCGAAAACGGTAGCCTGCTAAGGCGCCGGAAACGCTTCAAGCTGCACAAAACCGACAAAGACATTCTGAACGAGGAGCTGGCAGCACTGGCCAACATCAATCGGATATTTCTCGCACAAAATTCAGCGGACGCGTACTGTCCCGGTGCGACCACAATGCTACCGGATCCGGCCGTACTGCATCCATCGAGCATGATGCATTCGCCACCGCTCGAACCTCATTCACCACTGCCGGCAGTGGCCCCACTGTCACCGGTTTCGACCGGCGAAACTACGCTGCCGGTCGGTACAACACCGCTCCGACCGAAACGATCGTTTACGATCGAAAGTTTGATCACCCCGGAAGAGGAGCTAGTGGAACGTCGCAAAGGGGTGCGGATAGAGCGGGACCGTAGCCGTTCACCCGGTGCCAGCCCGGCACGATCCATCCACAATGCGCGGGAACAAATCAAACGCTCGAAAAAGAGTTCCGACGATAGGTTAAATTTGTTAGAATCACCCGACCGGTTGCCATCCTTACTGTCGATTGCTGGCCATCCGATGCATCATCATGTTGCCGcccttcatcatcatcccgCACTGCATCATCAGCATGCGGCCACATTACCACCCGCCACCAGCCTGCCGGGGGCGAACATTCCTCCCTTTCTGCAGTACGCCCATCCGGCACTGGCCGGGTACGATCTGCCCCTTCATCCGCTGCTCATGATGGGACCGTTGGGTGCAATTCCGCCCCATTACTTCCATCACAGCTCGTACCACAGTTTGGCCGCTgcccatcatcaacatcagcaCCATGTGCATCATcagaaccatcatcatcatcagcagcagcagcatcatcacgGGAGTAATGGGTCCGCGATTGGGTCCGGTTCCGGCAGTCGATCACCGAGCGGTTCCACCACCGAACCGGACAGTCCCCGTTCGGGTGGAGCTCCGACCGATCTTAGTCGACCGCTCGGACCTGCCCTGCGGAGTGTCTAA